The DNA sequence TTCGGCCTGGTTGAGGACCGCCTCGGAAAGGGCCCGGTTGCGGGAGACGACGTTCCGGGTCACTTCGAGCTCGTCCAGGGCGAGTTCGACGTCGCGGCGGTCGTCGACGTAGGGCTCGAAGCACGGCCAGTGCTGCACCATCAGCTCGCGCAGCTGCGGCAGGGTGAGGAAGCTGAGGACGTTGTCGTCGGCCGGGTCCAGCAAGTAGCCCTTGCGGCGGCTGACTTCGCGTACGGCTACGGCGCGCTGCACCCACTCCTGGCCGGCCGGCCCGGCCGCCGCAACCACCCAGTCGTCGTGTCCGTGGACGGGTTCGTAGATGGGGCGCAGCACAGCGGCCACGACCGCCCGCAGCCGCTGTTCGACGAGGTTCAGCCAGATGTAGGCCCGGCCGGCCCGCTGGGCGCGCGTACGCACCTCGAGCCAGGCCTCGGTGTCCCAGTCCAGCTCCGGGCCGATGGAGCTGGTCTCCATCGGCCTGGCCAGGGACACCGCGCCGGGCGGGACCTCTGTGGAGTTCCCCTCGTGACCCTCGTCACCAGGGGGCAACTCCAGCCCTCCCGAGCCCACCCGCGCACCGCCTTCCGCTCCCCCGAGCACTCCCCGTCCCAACGATCAAGGAAGGGTACTCCGGGAGCGGTCGGCGGTGCAGCCGGATGGACAGGGTCGTTTCTCAACTACGAGGCTGCCAGTGCCCGTTCTGCCAGGCGAGCTCGCTCGGAGTGAGCGGATTCATAGCCGTCACGTCCCGCGGGACGATGGAGAATCCCTGCCAGTGGACCGGCATGGGCTGCTGGTCCTCGTCACGGGCGATGTGGTGGAAGCCCACATTCATCCAGACGATCGGGTGAGTGAGGTTCTGGCCGCTGACCCACTTGTCGACGGACTTGGGGTGGGTGTTGCCGCAACCGGGGTTGTTCGTGGCGAACTTCTCGCACTTGTTGTACTCGGTGAAGTACATGTCGTGCTTGGTGAAGCTGCGGCCCGGGTACTTGGTGGTGGCGCCGGGGACGATCTCGTAGGACCGCGCGTGGCCGTCCTTGTTCTTGCCGGTCGCGCTGACCATGCGCCACCAGCGGTAGTTCTTGGCGTCGCCCGCGACCTCCTTGGCGACCTTGGTGCGGGTGGTCTTGGTCTTCGGGGCCCGGTCACCGGCGGCGGGGGCGGTCACGGCCGAGTCGTACTGCTCGATCTTGCCCTTGGAGGAGCCGTCCAGGCCGAAGTCGAGCCGCCAGAAGACGTTGTGGCTGTGGCTGGTGGCCTTGGCCCTGTCGCCCTTGCCGATCGGCCAGCCGCGGCCGTCGCCGGCGTCGTAGTCGTCGTACGACAGGCTGCCGGTGGCGCCGACGTTCATGGTGACCGTGCCGTCGTCCTGGAAGCGCCACTCGGTCATGTACTCGTACCAGCCGACCTGGTTGACCGTGTAGACGAGCAGGTCCTTGCTCTGCGCCTGGTAGACCTTGTTGGCGGTGTCGCCCTGCATGCGGTAGGCGTGGCCACGCGCGCGGGTCGTGGTGCACAGGCCGTTGACGTTCGGGTGCTCCGGGTCCCAGGACTCCGGGACCTTGACCGACTTGATGGTGCCGCCCGGGCACTCGCTCGGCGCGAGGTTCATCAGGCCCTGGGCGAAGCCGAAGCCCGTCAGGTCGTCGTACTCGACGCTGCCGTCGTCGTACGGGACGTGGATCTGCCCGAGCCTGGCGTTGTTGAGGACCTTGATCGGCTTGGTCTCACCCTTGGGCTGGTAGGAGATGTTCTCCAGGACGAGCCCGGCCTTGCCGTCGTAGCGCCAGCACATCCGCCAGGTCGTGCCGCCGGTGAGCTTCTGCTCGATGCGGTAGGCGGCGCTGCAGTCGGCGGCCGGCGCCGGGGCGTTCTTC is a window from the Streptomyces sp. NBC_00299 genome containing:
- a CDS encoding copper amine oxidase; the encoded protein is MRVNRMSRARKGAALGLSVAALAAGATTGAGPASAQPKNAPAPAADCSAAYRIEQKLTGGTTWRMCWRYDGKAGLVLENISYQPKGETKPIKVLNNARLGQIHVPYDDGSVEYDDLTGFGFAQGLMNLAPSECPGGTIKSVKVPESWDPEHPNVNGLCTTTRARGHAYRMQGDTANKVYQAQSKDLLVYTVNQVGWYEYMTEWRFQDDGTVTMNVGATGSLSYDDYDAGDGRGWPIGKGDRAKATSHSHNVFWRLDFGLDGSSKGKIEQYDSAVTAPAAGDRAPKTKTTRTKVAKEVAGDAKNYRWWRMVSATGKNKDGHARSYEIVPGATTKYPGRSFTKHDMYFTEYNKCEKFATNNPGCGNTHPKSVDKWVSGQNLTHPIVWMNVGFHHIARDEDQQPMPVHWQGFSIVPRDVTAMNPLTPSELAWQNGHWQPRS